One Chryseobacterium indoltheticum DNA segment encodes these proteins:
- a CDS encoding zincin-like metallopeptidase domain-containing protein: protein MQNITENKKVSTGKKEGKPDLFIERILENLDKVNAKDWEMYSDLSAVYPSNLFTGKSYQGYNILALYLDTILKKFSSAKYATFNSIAKAGGRLKKGSKGCVIEFFSYVFKDKESGKIIGAEVVAKMNDDEKRNVIKIPCARNYVVFNSEQIENLEEIKTSLVIEDHEKSEFLEMENCEKFVYRIIKNGNLNLRYSIHEIAFYSPGSDFVMLPKKQYFISASKYYSTLFHEILHWTGHEKRLNRNLKGHDDKASYSFEELIAEMGSMLLCLQLGISEEFLNSVRYLKSWSGSNREDRAAKIRSAFVESKRGKKFLENLQ from the coding sequence ATGCAAAATATTACAGAAAACAAAAAAGTTTCAACTGGCAAAAAGGAAGGTAAACCTGATTTATTCATTGAAAGAATTTTGGAGAACCTTGACAAAGTCAATGCAAAAGATTGGGAAATGTACAGCGACCTGAGCGCTGTATACCCTTCAAATTTATTTACCGGGAAATCTTACCAGGGCTACAATATTTTAGCGCTTTATTTGGATACGATCCTGAAGAAATTTTCATCGGCAAAGTATGCAACTTTCAACAGTATAGCAAAAGCAGGAGGACGGTTAAAAAAAGGTTCAAAAGGTTGTGTGATTGAGTTTTTCAGCTATGTTTTTAAAGATAAAGAAAGCGGAAAAATTATCGGCGCCGAAGTTGTGGCAAAGATGAATGATGATGAAAAAAGGAACGTTATTAAAATTCCATGTGCCAGAAATTATGTTGTTTTTAATTCTGAACAGATCGAAAATTTAGAAGAAATTAAAACCAGTCTGGTCATTGAAGATCACGAAAAATCGGAATTTTTAGAAATGGAAAATTGCGAAAAGTTCGTTTATCGTATCATTAAAAATGGAAATCTAAATTTGCGTTATTCTATTCATGAAATTGCTTTTTATTCTCCTGGATCTGATTTTGTGATGCTTCCGAAAAAGCAATATTTTATTTCGGCTTCAAAATATTACAGCACGCTGTTTCATGAGATTTTACATTGGACAGGTCACGAAAAAAGACTCAACAGAAATCTGAAAGGGCATGACGATAAAGCAAGTTATTCTTTTGAGGAATTAATCGCTGAAATGGGTTCAATGCTTTTATGCCTTCAGTTAGGGATTTCTGAGGAATTTCTCAACAGTGTACGATATCTGAAAAGTTGGTCGGGATCAAATCGAGAAGACCGGGCTGCAAAAATACGCAGCGCATTTG